The following is a genomic window from Vitis vinifera cultivar Pinot Noir 40024 chromosome 6, ASM3070453v1.
AAGATGTTGTCAATACattaatatttgcaataacaaaacattttataggagatccaatatattttcaagaaataaCTCTTTAAATTCTCAATAACCTTAGATGTTCAAAACTTCAAGATTTCAAATGGTATAAAGATATGTTTTTAGTCAAATTCGTGATCAAACTTGATGGTGGAAGtcattattggaaagaaaattttatatcaGGATTACCCactttattcattaaaaaagtTAGGCAAAGAATTATAAATGCCTATAATGGAAGAATTCCTTATGAGTCATTAACATATGgagaattaattactttttatcAATAATGAAGGTTTAGCTCTATGCATAGATCTCAAATTAAaaagtcaaatgaaaaaaagagaaacaaaatagtaagaaagaattaggaaaattttgttcatacTATGGGTATGATACAATAGTAGCCccttcaaaaaagaaaagtaaacaatataatataaatgGTAAACAACCTTCGATTgagtcaaaatttcaaaataaatttgtaaaaaataatagtaataaatcaaaatcttccaataaagaaaaaaacttcaACTTGCTATAAATGTGGCAAAGTAGGACATTATTCAAAAGACTGTCAACTAGAAAACAATATTAATTCTTTAGAAATTAGTGATAAACTCAAAAATCTAATGATAggattaataattaataaagaagAATAAGATTCTTGTGTATATTATGAATcagaagaagaaaatcaaatattaataactcaagaaatatcaagtgaagagTTGAGTCAAGATGAATAAAACGATCAAAAAGATTGTGATGGTATTTGTGCATGTtcttataaatcaataaatttgatttcaaaaattcaaaaaatcctttaaatattttattccataaCTATCCGCCCCttataaattcaatatattttcaattttggtttaTTAAAGATAAATTGCTTAGATATCTTATTTATGTTTCTAAgaatgtattaatatttaaattttctttatagatTGAGCAAAAACAGATTAAGTTTGGGAAATTCACTCTTCTAGTGTTTCCTAAAAGTAATCTGtcatttcaaattcataaagacttagaaaatttaaaaagatcaTAGAAATGCATGACAACCTCTGGAATGCACGAAGTGATAGCTAAAAGTTAGAAGCTTTAAATGCcttatcttttcattttaaatagaCTAATGATAACTTAGACAAATTTTCTAACCCTTCAAGTTCTGTTATACATTGCGTCCCAATGGATACagatcttgaaaatttcatttgcaggaaacaaaagaaaatttctaaaGAAGAGTCAACAactacattttcaaaatttcttcaaaatgaatttccaaaactttCTGAAGAAAGCTTAGAATTTCAAACATcaagattttcattttataaacaaaagattttaaatCTCTCTTAGGACCTTAGACAGATGATAAGTTTAAAGGCCCAAGCTACAGAAGTCAAGCAAAAGCATataatgcaatttttttttttttttttactatagcCTTTTTTGTGTTACTATTCTAAGGATGAGTTTTATTTGACATACTCGTTATGGCAACAACAATATTGAATGTTCAAAGCTTAATCCATTGTATAGGATAATTTCATTAGAAAAGCAAGACtgtaaggtggtgtttgttttttggctgaatagaaaaagccaaaatatttgaatttttctattcagctaaaagtaacctgttaacatcatccaacataactaaagtgaacttgttatcaatatgttcaatttaattatgttAAATGATATTAACaggttacttttagctgaatagaaaaagccaaatattttggttttttatttggttttttctattcagccaaaaaacaaacaccacctaagtgtaCCCTCGCTTGTGGTATTTGCAAGGCTAATATTGACTTCAACTGATATAGACCAATAGTCATCAAATTCAATAGAGTCAATACAACTAACTCCAGCACTTCTCATGAATTATGGGTTACTTTATCAACTAATTTTCTCTAATCCTAAGCAAAACAatggatttggaagaaaattagtattttgtatattaaatgttttcattctaaaattcaaattcGTTGAACTCATTATTGAAAGTAAGCATCCTGAGTAATCGAACGATGGAAGAGTCTACCCAGCTCAACATATCATCCTTCTTAAAGCTAATCACATAAAGCATCAATTGTTTGGTATAGAGGACCCTTGGCTTTGTACTAAAGTCAaccttaaaaaacaaattcattATTGGAGGTCAAGAATGATTACAAAAGACCTTGATTATGAGATTTATTGTTCTTCTAACTATAAACTCATCATTGAGGACaatattccaaaaaattatCTCTACAAATATCTTTCCTAAAGTCCATCTTCTATTCTAAACCCAATTTTCTTATCTTgtagataaatataaaaaagattacGTTCAAGAAAAGCAAGCTCGTAAGGACTTTGAAAAAATTCTCCTAAAGATGCtcggttaaaaatatttcaagaatCTTTTATACAAttgtatttttgtatatttgtctctttgtatttatttagtaaaaaaaaaaaaattgaaatagtaTTGAATAGTCAAACACTATTTGCATAGTAAATTTTGTCGACCAAGAtgactttaaaaaaaagaaacgtGGAGGAAGAGAATTAAATCTCTTCAGACTTTCTTCCAAGCCATCtgacaagaaaaagaaattacttCATTCAACATGCATCAAGGCCACCAGTTGTCCACCTTATTTCGGATTTCATTCAACCTCAATTCCGTGGATTTCAATCATATTCAAGTTCGTCAAAATTTCTCTATAAATAGAGACATGAAGTTCATCACAAGAGAGAGCACAAGAGCGGAGAAAATGAAGATTAGAGCTATCAAGAGTGTCCTCTACAATTTTCTCTTAACTTTTGTAGTCCCTCTCtttccaaaaatccttcctcTGTGTTCATATCCCTCTATTGTCAACAAGCTAGTTTGTAATCTACAACTCTCTGTAATCAATGCatattttcaatacaaaagtttatttcaaaatcaaatttagtGTTCTTGTGTTCAATTTTATGTTATAAATTAGATAAAATTAGATATTAAATTTTCTGTTTTGATTCATAGATAAAATTAATCTTTTGTTTATATGAACTTTTTTATGTCCTAGGTGTGAATGATATCAGAGTCACGTTCTCCTTAACAACTAAGTGGTATCATAATTTGAAAAGTCTTTAATCATTGAGATGAGTATTaagatttatatttatttttaaaatgattattaaataataaatatgagatagagatataaataaaattaaatattataatttttctttcatcttaaatatatcttgttaatatattatatatatatatatatattctgtaacgacccgcacccaaccatgtagatattgtccgctttgggcccaagggggccctcacggctttaaaacgcgtctacttggttaagaggagcctctacatatatagcgccaggaacattctcccctatccgatgtgggacatcacaaacacccccccatgcagacacaacgtcctcgttgtgtcccatgggattgcggggccaaacagacaaagccaaacaaacccccacaccggggtcggggatcggctctgatattgtggaaaagaaaatgatattttgttaccatgcatggatcaaattgttttgcactaaatgttatgttggaatattttgttttgtttatgacacaaaaatatggagatattatgttgtgtaaatttgaatacttgaacaaaaacatcactctggtttatttggcccctgtcaacgggatataatagttgacctttacatttcatggtgggaatgtaattgatttggaccccagcctctaggggtttagttagaggttactagtactagtagtgtttggttccgtccaccaggaacaatttgaggctagccacccatttgaaaagtcccacctaactgggcatttgatatttgataaccagagtaatgaaaaattgaatggatttgattgaatcttatgtgaaagtgtttgaatttgatatgaaattggttggttgaattttgaatatattggtatttttgaaactctgatatttgatgagaaaaaaaaaatgatatctcctatttgaaatgaaaatatttgatccatgaattgcattaatattccttattgggctgtgagctcattcccaattgttgaaaatttttcaggtactcttagttcgggtgaggagtgatggctaggctgaggaatggtcaacattaggatttgacttaggattttatgttggattttgtttaactattagttatgttattttggatcatttggtatttggaagttatttggaaattgaattttgaggattttagattttgtttcctCTACTCTgagcaggtatttggtaattggtaacatccagttacaatatgactgtttgggtcagattatactttaagccttcgggtttgaggtgtgaaatgaccgtcacgcccttggagtgggtcttggggcgtgacagagtggtatcagagccgatccccgaccccggtgtgagggtttgtttggcttcGTAAGgagtgtttgtctgtttgaccccgcaatcccatgggacacaacgaggacgttgtgtctgcatggggggtgtttgtaatgtcccacatcggataggggagaatgttcctggcgctatatatgtagagactcctcttaaccaagtagacgcgttttaaagccgtgagggccctcttgggcccaaagcggacaatatctacatggttgggtgcgggtcgttacatattctatttaataaaatttaaaatatcgatatatttctatttagctttatgatttaatttgatatacaaatataaaaaataaaatattattaactatttttaatttttaagaaaaatatattgttacatttagtaagaaaaatatattgtttCCTAAATAGATTTGTAAAATACCTTGGAATCAAAGAGGTATATTGTTCACTGCTCGTCAATTTAGGGTTATGGTTCAAAACTATTGGCATCAGCATCCCCCCAACATTCTGCGTCTTCCCTGCCATTAGGATTAGGGTTGGGGTTTCAAATTGTGGTCTCTGCTAGAATGGGGAGGAGACAGAAGCCTAAAGCAAAGATAGATCAccaagaagatgaagaaggagCGAATTCTTCAAGGTCCGTCATCTACCTGAGCAGCAGCGACGATGAAGAAGCCAACGAAGATCTGAGCTTGAAAATCGTGGAGAAAGCTATGAAGAGAGCGTCCAAGACGGATCACAACGATGCCGTTTTGGCTGGTCGCAGTGCTGTGATCGATCTGGGTTCCTCGCCTTCGGAAGAGGCCGAAGTGATCACAGATAGGAGCGGGCCCACCACGGACGATGATGCGGAGGTGAAgagtaagaagaagaaaagtagGAAAGAGAAGAGGGCGAACAAGAACATAGAAAATCAGGAGAAAACTGTGAGTATTTTCATCCTTTCTGTTTGTTTCCTGGATCCTGCAAAAGCCTTTTCCTTCTTTGAACTCTTTGCGGGGTAGTTATAGTTATTTTGAAACTTGAAGGAAAATTACCTCCTTTCGCCTGCTCGTTTGGAGTAAAATCCTTTCAGGTGattcctttgaaaaaaaatgttcttttgaaaaattatcctCGGAACTGTTTCCGGGGGAAATAGAACAATGTATACTCACCATTCTTACTACTTTCAtgcttttttttccctctcttttttGTGTGTATGAATATGGCTCGTACTTTAGTTATTTCTTTGTTTCAGAAAAAAGGCATCTGAGAATTTCAGATGCAACATCTTATAATGACTGTTTTGCACTCATTAATTGGTTTAGGATGAAATTTTGATGGAGGAAAAGAAGGGAGAGTCGGATAAAGCATTAGAGATACTTAAAATGGTGGAACCATATCCTGTTGAGGGTAGCGACAATATTGTCCTTCGGAAGCTTCTtgtgagttaaaataaattgcTCTAAAGTGCCGTTTGAAAAACAGAACTCCATTTTCAGGCTTAGTTTGGTAACACTTATTTCTTCTATTAGCGAGGGCCAAGGTATTTTGATCCTCCAGATAGTGGCTGGGGAGCATGCTATAATTGTGGTGAAGAAGGTCATAATGCAGTGAATTGTGCATCTGTTAAGCGGAAAAAGCCGTGCTTTGTTTGTGGGAGTTTGGAGCATAATGCGAAGCAGTGCATGAAggtttgttttgaaaaatgttaGAGAACttgttcttcctttttttttttttggtaattatgtaagcaTTTTGGCTGCTGtgtgattattttatataatttgggTTCTACTGGGAGATATTTTCTGCTTTTGGCAGTAAATTGAATGACCGAATTGTGACTTTTCTGGGTCAAAATTTGGTCTGTCTACTGAtagatttgttttttagttgacTGTATTCTTTATTCAAATGTTTGTTCTCACTTACATGTTGCATATCTAATGAGCACATATACTCGTGAATATGACCAGGAGGTTCTATCCTAAAGAATACCTATTTGTAAGGCCTGTTACAGATGGTTGTTGGATGTCAGAAACATTTCATGCTTTAGGAATTTAGCTGAAACTATTTTCACAGCTATGATGGTCCTTGGAAAGGAGAATAGAAAATTGCTCTAGCCACCCATGAAGTAGGATGGTGCATTCGCTTTAAAACAGTAGTAGATGATTGATGTGCTTTTATCATATGTTGCTTCTGCCAGTATgcactttcttcttcttcttctatcgTTGTAGCATCCCATTGAGAGAACTAGAAGGTAGATTTGTGACTGGTTTTTATTTGGTTGGATTTTTACTGCACTTCTTGATTTCATTGTAGGGGCAAGATTGTTTTATTTGCAAAAAAGGAGGCCACCGAGCAAAAGATTGTCCTGAGAAGCACAGAAGTGGTTcgcaaaattctaaaatatgtttaaaatgtGGAGATTCTAGGCATGATATGTTTTCATGCAGGAATGATTATTCTCCTGAAGATCTCAAGGTTCATAGACACTTTCTAATGTATTTTGTCTCCTTTTTTGAAAACcctatttcatttatttataggCTATCTTTagtgtttggatttgaatttggAGTTTTGATATTCtaaccattttctttttctcttcgtAACTTCATCAGGAAATACAATGTTACATTTGCAAGAGTTTTGGTCATCTATGTTGTATCAACTATGTTGATACTGGTCCAATAGAACCTTCTTGCTATAAATGTGGTCAGTTGGGCCATACTGGTTTGGTAAGTCTGGTTCAATGTTTTAAGTGCCTATCACCATGTTAATATGCATACGTATATATATGGTCAATTTAGTTGATGTTTCAAAATGTTGAAATGTCTATTGACATATTGTGACATTGCTATGACATTTTGAACCCTtgatattattgaaaataatatatatatatttatgtatgttTGTATGCGCGAGTACCCCAAACCAACGCTAGGAGTAGCACACACCCCAAACCAACAttgggagtcctcagaaaacAAGGAGAAACAAGGAGAAGAAAGGTCAATTATCTATCCTACAAATGGAAGTTTGGGTTCTTAGACTAGGTgggtgtgtgtgtatgtatattTATTGGCATGATTTAGTTGATGTTTCAAAATGTTGAAATGTCTATTGACATAATGTGATATCCGCTATCACATTTTGAAGTTCTTGatattattgaatatattggatatatttatttatgggTGTTGATGGTCATTTTAGTTGATGTCTGTTGACATATTGTGATATTGCTATCACATTTTGAAATCCTTCatattattgaatatattatttatatttatttatgtttatatgTGTGCACACCGCAAACCAACATTAGGAGTCCTTCtcagaaaacaaagagaaacaaGGTCAATTATCTATCCTACAAAATAGAAGGTCGGGTTCTTAGACCAGATGGGGTGGGTTATGAGTTAGTTAGGGCAGGCCAGCTGAAAACATCAAGTTTGAAAGAGGCTCCTTCCTTGGACAGAGAGTGCGTATGTGTTGTTGATTGGGTGGGCCTTTCACTTGGAATTATGGGTCAACTACTATTTTTGTGTGTTAGCTAAGTGAAAAGCTAACTCGACCAACAAAAATGTACTTTCCTACTGGGGGGAGGAGGCTTTCTcttccatattttcaattgGCTTGCCCTAGCTGTTCcataccccccccccccccccccccccccctcttttGGTCTAACCCAACCTTATGGTTGTTGGATAAATAAGAGATCCACCTTCTCCTTGTTCAGTGAGGAGAATGATTCCTTCCAGTGTTGGCCAAGctaatttctatttctttaGAGGAAGTGCAGGCACACAGTGTGAAATTCTTGATATTATTGGCATGCTGATGTCATAATCACTGTATATGGTGTATTTGATGTGATGTGTAAGtctattatatatgtatattacacaaactaaaaaaaacttgGTTTTTTTCCCCTCTAAGTTTTCCATCCTTCCCACTAGAATTAACTCTTATCTTTTCCAATTTAATGCTAAGCCCTGAAATGGTCTCAAACCACATAAACAATGAAGGCAAGTCAACTGATCTTGTGTCAGTTCGCACAAAACTAACGTATCATCAGCAAGCAAAATATGGGAAATTTCCACTTCTCCACCTTTGCTATTCACCCTCCAACTTGGAAAAAAACTCTTAACCTTGGCCCTCTTGAGCAAACAACAAAGAGCTTCCATGACAATCACAAATAAATAGGGCGAAAGAGGATCCCCTATCTTAGACCCCTAGAGCTTTGAAAGAAGCCCACCAGGGTATCACTAACAAGAACTAAAAACCTCGTTGAAGAGATACACCATTTAATCTAGATGATCCACTTCTTCCCCAAACCCATCTTTTTTAGAACTAAAAGCAGAAAATCCCAATTAACATGATCATAGGCTATCTCAATATTAAGTTTGCAGAGCAAGCCACATTCATTGCTTTTCAACATCAAGTGAATGGCCTTATTggacatccaaaatttgtctaatCTCCACACAAGCATTTTGGGAGTTGGATACAATCTTACCCACCACCTTCTTAATTCTATTGTGTGAGACTTTAGCCAACAGCTTGTAGAGGCCACCCACTAGACTGATCGACCTGAAGTCCTCGTTGTCTTCAActccccctttcttaggaattaaGACCAAAAAAGTTGAATTCAAGTTCTTAACAAATCTATGCCATTCATGAAAGCCCCTAAACAATACCAACACCTCTTCCTACACAAAATCCTAACTAAACTGCCAAAAAGTCATAGGAAAGCTGTTAGGACTTGGTGCTTTGTCCCCATTGATGTCTGAAAGGGCCATGAACACCTCTTCCTTCGAGAACAGGACCTCTAAATTAGCTGCGTCCTGATCCCCTAAAGCATCAAAAGATGGCTTGTTGATACTAGGTCTCCAATCCCCTTTGAATGGATTTTTTGTGTTTCCTGGAGGATCTAAAGGTAGTCAGTGCTCAGGTGCACTGTTAAATTGATGATCTTGCATTGCAATAGTGAGGTAACCGTTTATAAATAAGGTGGTAAGGTGGGTGAGGCTATTTGGCGAGAGGGGAGATGAGGCAACTGAGGGGATCATAACAAGGATGGTAGGTTAGAGGTTCATGAGGAGCTGGCCATATTTTAAGTGTCAAACTGCCTCAATCTCTAGCTTTCTTGAATTAAAGGGTCAAGAGGAATTCTTTAGACAAAGTTTCATGTCTGCAACATGCTTAGTTTGAAGGTTGACTATAAAAGTTTGAGAGCTATATTTTCTCTGGTAATTTTAACAAAGTTTCTTTGAATGGTTTCAAAAGTTGTTCTCCATTTTGATTGAGAGGCTTATTTACAAAAAGATAAATGTTTatcctttcaaaattcatatttgttATGTTCCCCTGGGGATTCTTCATTGGAAAATAAAACTTGACATGTTTCAAAGTTATGAGGGGAATGGGCATTTATCACTATTTGATTTACTCTTTAACTCATTACTCACCTTAGAAGATCAAAGGTAACAAGGTGCTCATTCTTGATTATGGAACAGGATCTCACAGCTAGCTCAATCAGCGGTTTTTGTAGCCACCAAGCCTCCGGTGTTCAGTCATTTGTGATGGTGTTGTAGCACCTCAATCAAGAAAATTAGCACCTAGTCCTAGAATATTGTAGGACTGCCTGAGTTCTGCTACCAATCTTTCAACATGAATATTAGGTGcataagaataaaaaagggTTTGTATTACAACATTTTATGCATGTAGCATGGCCCAATTCACTCCCTGCTTTGTAACTGGTGGTTCTTTCTTAAATCACTTTGCTTTTCATATTGCATGTATTATCATTTCCATATTTCACTTGGTCATTGCCACATTTTATAAATCTATGAATTATTATGGCACCCATCACCTTGTTATTAGCCCGTTGACaatgaatttcatttttttgattGACTTTGCCATCTAGAAAATgtattatttgtgaatttatttttctttccaatggAATTGGTTTTGCttattagctttttttttttttaatatttactaAGGCTTCACTGAAATTTTGAGCATGTCATTAGAATTcaacaaattttcatttttttcaatggtCAATACTCAGATAACCATCAATTTTTGTCTAGGGATCTCAGCATATTCATCAAAATTGGAATTTGAAACTTTGgtcctatttttcattttattaattacGGGTTTTGCTTGTTTTGATTTGCCCGTTGTAATTCTATGGGAATCCATTATGCAGGCATGTGCAAGGTTAAATGCAGAGACCGCTGATGTGCAGACACCCAGTTCATGCTATAGATGTGGTGAACAAGGTCACTTCGCTCGTGAATGCAAAAGTTCCACTAAGGTACATATTAGTGAATCTGCACAGAGTGAATCTTAATATTAATTGATATTTGCAGGATCATTTCATGTATTTaggttttaattttcttcttttctccaTTGGGTTCTTAAGTGTCCCCTTAGCAATGtcagaatttgaattttgttgcTCTTCCACAGGTTAGCAAGAGATATTCTGAAGTATCTACACAAAGTCGGAGATTTCTGAAAGAAGATAAGGACAAGTTGGGATTCAAGTCTGCCCCAAAAGATCTTGGTATGGGTCGTAAAAGGAAAAAGCCCTGGTATGAAGAAAGAGGAAATATCACTCCGCGTAAACCAAAACAAAGAGGTGGCTGGATTACAGAGGATCCAGGAGATTCCCCTCAAAGGAAAGCCAAAGTGAAGAGTTGGAGATCTCCTGCAACACCAACAAATAAGAATCACAAGAGACCTATGTTAACTGCTGGTCATTACACAAGTTCGCAGTCTTCTAAAAATACCCAGAAGTTCTATTCTAGAAATTCAACTTGGCAAGGATCAGCAAAGGCTTCTCAGCATAGATTTTCTGCGTCAAGGTTTGGCAGCTCTAGCAGTGATGCTGTAAGGAGACATTATGATTGGTGGTAGGGATTTATTTTATGTGTAGACTTGGAAGGCAATGACTgcaaaaggaaaatgatgtgGGTGTGTCACACCTCTTATGACCTTGTAAGTGCTTCTGCTTTtgtataaattagttttttttccccattaATATTTCTTGGATGCATTGGTAAGTTTGTGCATATGCATATAGCCAGCTGTTTCACCACCCTTGCCTAAACCCCTAATCCCCCTTTTACTACTGTCTGGAAGTATGTATTACTCATGCTGTGGACATATGTGTTTTTTATTCTCCAATTGTATGCATATATGCAAACACGCAAATGGACAGGCGTGTGCACACATAAGGAGTTCATTTTGTTGCTTATGTTCTGATTGTCTAAGGGGGAATGGAAGAACAGATGTTTAGGATCATCGGATGAGACAGGTTGTCCATCAAGTGTTGAAAATTGTTGGATTCTAATAGTTTATGGGCTTCATTTCTGTATCAGCTGATTCTTGGTTCATGTTTATTATAGTCTTCATATTTCATCAAACCGATTGCATAGTGGACCAGTGGTTATTG
Proteins encoded in this region:
- the LOC100259916 gene encoding uncharacterized protein LOC100259916, which codes for MGRRQKPKAKIDHQEDEEGANSSRSVIYLSSSDDEEANEDLSLKIVEKAMKRASKTDHNDAVLAGRSAVIDLGSSPSEEAEVITDRSGPTTDDDAEVKSKKKKSRKEKRANKNIENQEKTDEILMEEKKGESDKALEILKMVEPYPVEGSDNIVLRKLLRGPRYFDPPDSGWGACYNCGEEGHNAVNCASVKRKKPCFVCGSLEHNAKQCMKGQDCFICKKGGHRAKDCPEKHRSGSQNSKICLKCGDSRHDMFSCRNDYSPEDLKEIQCYICKSFGHLCCINYVDTGPIEPSCYKCGQLGHTGLACARLNAETADVQTPSSCYRCGEQGHFARECKSSTKVSKRYSEVSTQSRRFLKEDKDKLGFKSAPKDLGMGRKRKKPWYEERGNITPRKPKQRGGWITEDPGDSPQRKAKVKSWRSPATPTNKNHKRPMLTAGHYTSSQSSKNTQKFYSRNSTWQGSAKASQHRFSASRFGSSSSDAVRRHYDWW